The region GGACTCTTCATTACCGGAAATAATACAGGCGTCGGCAAGACCCACGTGGCCGGATTGATTGCCCAAAGCCTTACAAATGCGGGCCTCCGCGTCGGAGTTTATAAGCCTGCCGCTAGCGGACTCGTCGAACAAGCCGGCAAATGGATCTCGGAAGATGTCCAAACGCTGTGGGAAGCCACCGGCAAAATCTGGGATACGAAGCATATCTGCCCCCAAACATTCAAGGCCCCGCTCGCTCCCCATCTTGCCGCTCGCGCTGAAGGAAAAGAGATCGATACCCGTCGCCTGAGAAGTGAGTTTTCGCTGTGGAAACATCGCCAGGCTTCCGGCGAATGCGACTTTCTGCTTGTCGAAGGTGCCGGAGGGCTGCTCTCGCCAATGTCGGACGAAGACAGCGTCGCCGATCTTGCTCAGGACTTCGGCCTACCACTGGTGATCGTCGCGGCCAATCGACTAGGAATGATCAACGAGACGTTGCAGACACTTCTGACGGCCAGCGTTTATGGCGGCGGGATCGATATCGCCGGAATCGTATTGAATGACGTTTCGCCGGACGTAAGCGACGTCAGCCGCGAATCGAATCGATCGGAACTTGAACAAAGAACGGTCGTACCGATTCTGACGCACGTTCCTTACGGCGCAAAGCAGTTTTTAGACCCAATCGACTGGGCCGAACTCGCCGGCTGCTAGGGCGTGCCCCCAACATCAGCCGTAGTAAGAATTTGCAAAAAATTCAGATTTGACCAAATCGGAGCGGCCAACTGTCTCGTCTCTCTGGGTGAGCTCACCAGAAACGTGATACACGAACCAGCCATTCCCAACTGAAAATTGTGCGGGTCAAATACGATGAAAAAAATGTGGATCCTGACGCCCCTGCTTCTCGGCGTCTCTATCGTCGGGTGTAGCAATCAGCCAGACAACGTTGCCAGCATGGACGAATCGGTCAAGTCGGTTGGAAGCGTCGAATCGACGTCTAACGGCAGCACGGTCGACGAATCTTTAGTGCGACAGCCTTTGGAAGAATTCGAGCCTGCGAGCCCCGCTGTCACTTCGCCTGAAGGGGAAGAAATGGGGAACGTCAGCGGTCGTCGTATGCGAGCCGAAACCTCGGGCCCGGTCCCAGGCAAATCTGTTCGTAGCGACGAGTATGGCTTGGGAATGGATGGCGCCGCTACGGAAGGGGTCGACGCCGTTGAATTCGACGTTCCCGCAGAAGCATCAAAGCCTCAGTCTGGCGAGGCCGGTGCAATGCGAGGAGGCGAAGTGGCTGAGAAAGGCAAACAGCTTCAGCAACTCCAAAAGGGGCTGAAGGATGCCGAAGTGGCCGAGCAAAACGATTTCATGGACTTAAAGCGACAACGATTTGCTGGCGAGGCCAAAAAAGAAGCTCCGCCGGCGCCTGCGGCAGAACCAGCCGCTCGCGTTGCCAGCAACCCTGTGCCCTCCTCGAATCGGTCACTAACTCGCCAATCCGAAATGCAAGTGGAACCTGGTTTTCGCCCGAACGCCGGCTCTGGCGTTGGTGGCGTTGGTGGCCTCGCTGACACTCCGCAAGACCAGCCCGGCCAAGGACTCGGCCCCGGAGAAGGTGGCGACAAGTTCGAGCCAATCGAAGAGAACGACTTCATCGCCGTCGCGGATCAGCCACTGTCGACCTTCTCGATTGACGTCGACACAGCCAGCTACTCGAAGATTCGTTCTTACTTGAGCCAGTTCAATTCGTTGCCGCCACGTGATGCGGTTCGCGTGGAAGAACTTGTTAACTACTTCACCTACGACTACGCCACCCCCACCGACGAACACCCGTTCGCTGCCAACGTGGAAGTGGCCAGTTGTCCGTGGAACCCAACCAATCGTTTGGTCCGCGTCGGCATCAAGGGCAAAGAGATCAACACGGAAGAACGCCCCGCGAGCAATTTGGTCTTCCTGCTTGATGTCTCCGGGTCGATGAATCAACCCAACAAGCTACCGCTGCTGAAGAAGGGCATGAAGATGCTCGTCGATCAGCTGACAGAAAACGACAAAGTTTCAATCGTTGTTTACGCAGGTGCCGCCGGCATGGTGCTGGAACCAACCTACGGATACGAAAAAGCGAACATCCTGAAAGCGCTCGATCGCCTTCAAGCAGGCGGTTCGACCAATGGTGGACAAGGGATCAAGCTGGCCTATAAAACGGCAACGGAAAACTTCATCCAAGGTGGCACAAACCGTGTGATCCTCTGCACTGACGGCGACTTCAACGTCGGCGAAACGAGCACCGGTGGTTTAGTCGGCATGGCCGCCGAGCAAGCGAAGAAAAACATCTACCTAAGCGTGATGGGTTTCGGCATCGGCAACCACAACGACTCGATGCTCGAACAGCTTTCTAACAAAGCGAACGGCAACTACTCGTTCATCGACAACGAGAAAGAAGCCAAGAAGGTGCTTGTTGAACAGATGAGCGGCACGCTGCTGACGATCGCCAAGGATGTGAAGATTCAGATCGAGTTCAATCCGAAGAAGGTCGCCTCGTATCGCCTGGTCGGTTACGAAAATCGTCTGCTGGCCGCACAAGATTTCAACGATGATAAGAAAGACGCCGGTGAAATCGGAGCTGGTCACACGGTCACCGCTTTCTACGAAGTGGTTCCCGCGGCTGGCAACGGTGAAAGCGAAGTCGCTTCGGTCGATCCCAAAGTGGACGAGCTGAAATATCAGACGAAGCCAGAAACAACCGAAGCGGCCGACTCGAATGAGCTGATGACATTGAAGCTGCGATACAAGCAGCCAGAAGAAGATGTCAGCACGCTGATGACCTACCCTGTCGTCGACGCTGGCCATCAGTTCAATAAAGCGAGTGGCGACTTCCAATTCGCGACGGCCGTGGCCATGTTCGGCTTAAAACTCCGCGGCAGCCACTTCCACAACGAAACCAACTTCGCCGAAATCGAAGAACTCGTCGCCTCCAACGTCGACGGACCAGGCTCGTCGTACCGCGAAGAGTTCCTGGAAATGGTCCGCAAAGTGGAAGGCCTGCAAAAGTAAAACGTCACTATTGATCGCACGGCAATTAGTTGACATGGATAGCAGGGGTATTCGGTACCCCTGCTTTTTCATTGAGTAATCGCTCGACGCCTGGCTTACGGATTGGCGTTCCTCGGATGCCCGTTACTTTTGGGCGCCGCTCTGAATTAAGACTCAACGTTCGCAATCAGGCATCCATTCTCTTAGGAAGCTACGTCGATCGCTTTGAAATTGGTCGCGCAGAGTCCACGTTGACCGTTTTACTCCCCTCTGGATGCACGTCCAACGCCACCGTTATCGGTACTTTCGAGATGGTTTTGGATGATTGTCTACCCAAATCGGACCGATCCGAACCCGCTTATACCACGCATAGTTTCTCAATTCCCTCGCAACCTATTTCAATTCCAGATACGCAACACAAAACGGCCGCAACCCTTCTCAATACTTGTGACAAAATGCCAACATAGCTAAGACAACCTGATAATGGCGCAGGGAATGTTAGTCGCAAAAATACTCAATAACCATCAATTCTTTTAGCCAGTGCGCATGCCAGTTGCGATTCCTGGCTCTTCGACAGATGAATAACTGACACGTTTTCATTTGTCGTATGCCCCAAATCTTGTCTGTAGTCATGAAAGAGGTACGTCTGATGAAGACCGTCGCGCGAAGTGGATTTACTCTCGTCGAACTGCTCGTGGTCATTGCCATTATTGGTGTCTTGATCGCCTTGTTGCTGCCAGCAGTTCAGCAGGCTCGCGAAGCAGCTCGGCGAATGCAGTGCACAAACAACCTGAAGCAGCTTGGTTTGGCCATGCATAACTATCACGACACCTACGGAGCATTTCCGGCGATCAGCTACGATCACGAAGTCAACGGTGGCAACGAATCGAGCCATTCCAGTTGGAGTTGGGGAACGTTGATCTTGCCACAAATTGAACAGACGGCTGCCTACGATACGTTGGCCCCCAGCTCGCCGGATCGCTTGCACACCGCGGTTGCCAATGCAACGAAGTTGAACGTGCTTAAGAATCCGATCAACGGCTTTCGCTGCCCTTCTGATTCTGGCCCTGACCTGAATTCCCACTACCTGATCAATCAAGGAAGTCCGGACCATGAATTGGCAACGGCGAACTACATTGGCGTAAACTCGGCTGGCGACATCGCTCGATCGGACGGTATTCCAGGCGGTCCAAGCGGCATCTTCGTGGCCGGAACCGATGTGAACAGCAACCGAACCACGCGTGTCGGCATGCGTGACTTAACAGACGGCTCAAGCAATACGGCAATGATCGGCGAACGAGCTTGGATGCTTTACGGCGTCGAGCTTGGCGCTGCCGTTGTCTATGGCCACAACGGAAATTCCGATGTTGAATTTAACGGCGACTACGACAACGGATTCATTACCGTCGTCGGCGGTGGCAAGCCCCATATCAATGAAACGGCAACTTGCGGCCATGGCTGTAACGATAAGGATGGACGCCAAGGGTTCTCCAGCAATCACCCCGGAGGAGCTCAATTCGTATTCGCGGATGGCTCAGTACATTTTCTGACTGAGCACATCGATCATACGCCGGACGGTTTCAACGCTTCTGACTCCACCTACGAGCGAATCCTGAACCGAAAAGATGGCAACCCGATTAGCAACTGGAAGTAACACCTCCCTTCGGAGGCATGTCGTATACGTGAAACATGCCTCCACTGTTTCTTTCGCATTATTCCAGTTTCGAGGTACCCATCATGAATAGTCGTTTTGGTTTTGGATTCGTTCTGATTTTGCTTGCCGCGTCAGTAGCCATTGGTTGCGGTACCAGCAACATGCCCGACATCGGTCAGGTACATGGCAAAGTCACGTTAAATGGCGAACCGGTCGAAGGCGCGATGGTCTCGTTCGAGCCTGTCGAAGGAGGCCGCACCGGTTGGGCCATGACCGATGCCAATGGGGAATACGCACTAAAGTACAGCGGCAACGCCAAAGGCACACGGACCGGAGAGAACCTGGTTCGTATCACGTCGGCGAAATCGGCCACGCGCGACGATCGTGGTCGTGTCGTCGAAGCGGCCGTTAAAGAGAAGTTCCCGCCGCAGTACAATTCGGAGTCGACTCAGACCGTCACTGTTGAAGGTGGCAGCAACGAATTTAACTTCGCGGTAACTACCGACGGTTAACTCGCAACACAAGTTTACAAACGATCATTGATCGACCATCCTACGAGAGCCGGGAATCTTATGATTTCCGGCTCTCGTTTGTTTCTTGCCGTTTATGTGAAGGGGACATCAACTTTCTTCGAATTCGTTTGCGTGCGTATTCGCCTGGTCTCACAATAGTTGCAGCACAACTTTCTACTTGTCTTTTAAGCAGATCTTGCTGTCGTTCCAGGAGAGATTTCACAATGTGCATACGAATTCTATGGGCTGTCGCTTGCGTTGCCATGTTTTTGCTTCCCCTGCACAATCTCTCGGCGGAAGAGGCCAACGCAGACCCTGATCGCAAGCATCTTCCGCTTCCGTTGACGCCGTTCGAAGGCAAGATCGGGAAGACTTATCAGGATTCGGAATCGGCCTGGCAAAGTCCTGTGGCAGCACCGGATGGGGCCCCGAATATCATTGTCATCCTGCTGGATGATGTTGGCTTCGGACAGACATCGACATTTGGCGGTCTTATTCCAACCCCCAATCTCGACAAGCTTGCCTCGGAAGGCTTGAAGTTCAATCGCTTTCATACAACCGCGATTTGCGGACCTTCGCGGGCAGCTCTTCTCACCGGCCGAAATCATCATGAGTGTGGCAGCGGTTTTTTAATGGAATGGGCCACTGGATTCCCAAACTATTCGACGATGATTCCTAAGAGCACAGCCACCATTGGGGAAGTGCTTCGAGACAACGGCTACACGACTTGGTGGTTCGGCAAGAATCATAATACGCCTGACTGGGAAACGACCGTCGCAGGGCCTTTCGATCGTTGGCCGACCGGGATGGGCTTCGACTACTTCTACGGATTCAACGCCGGAGAAACGCATCAGTATTATCCCGTGTTGTTCGAGAACACGACACCGGTCGAACCTGATCAAACGCCTGAGGAAGGCTATCACTTCATGACCGACATGACCGATCGCGCCATCGCTCGCATGAAGCTTTCCAAGTCGGTCGCACCCAAAAAGCCGTTCTTCATGTATTTCGCTCCAGGAGCGATGCATGCCCCGCACCATGTGACTGCCCAATGGCGTGATCAATTCCAAGGCAAGTTTGACATGGGCTGGGACGAATACCGCGAGATCGTTTTGAAGAATCAGCTGGAGAAAGGGATTGTTCCGCCAGGTACGAAACTTACCGATCGTCCCGACTGGGTCCCTGCGTGGGACAGTCTCGACGACCAGCAAAAGGAAGTTTACTCGGCTCTGTACGAAAACTTCGCAGGGTACTTTGCCTTTACAGATCACGAAGTTGGCCGCTTGCTTTCCGCAGTGAAAGAACTGCCTGATGCCGAAAACACGATGGTTATTTACATCGTCGGCGATAATGGTGCCTCTGCGGAAGGAGGCCCTGACGGCACGCTTAACGAGATCATGAATCTCAACGGTTTGCCAACCAAGCTGGAAGATGTCGTCGAAAACCTCGATAAACTTGGAGGACCAGAAACCGAACCGCACTATCCCATGGGCTGGGCATGGGCTGGCAATACACCATTTCAATGGTGCAAACAGGTCGCATCGCATCTAGGCGGAACTCGCAATCCGATGGTAATCAGTTGGCCTGCGAAGATCGAACATGATACCCAGCCACGTGATGCATTTTTACACCTGGTGGATGTGGTCCCTACCATACTGGAAGCGACCAATATTCCGATGCCAGAGACCGTGAAAGGAATCGAGCAGAAACCGCTGCAAGGAAAGTCATTCTTGGCTTGCTTCTCGGATCCAGAATTTGAAGGACGTCCGCAGCAATATTTCGAGATCTTCAGCAATCGCTCGATGTATGCCGATGGCTGGAAAGCTAACGCCCAACACACATTCCCCTGGCGACAAGATTTTGCCCCCGGCAACTGGGACCAGGACAAGTGGGAACTTTACAACCTGAATGAAGACTTCAGCGAATCCAATAATTTAGCAAGCAGCATGCCCGAGAAACTTGCCGAGCTGAAGAAGCTGTTCGACGCCGCTGCCCAGCAGCACGAAATCTATCCGCTGGATGATCGTGGGGCAGCACGCATTGCCATTCCTAAGCCACCGGTTCCCGGAGCCGACCCTGGTTCTTCGACTTATACCTATTTCGTAGGAGCAACGCGCATCGCCGAACCAGCGGCTCCGCCGATGAAAAACCACACGTGGAAATTAACGGCTGACATCAAAAGCGACGGCGAAAAGACGAACGGAGTCGTGATGGCATTTGGAGGCGTCGCCGCTGGGATGGTCCTTTATGTCGACCAAGGCATTCCGATCTTCGACTACAACTACTTCGACGAACATCATGTTCTAAAAGGTACCAAGTCTATCCCGTCAGGCGACGTCACCGTCGAAGTCGATTTTGACTACCAAGGTAAAACTGCCGGCGGTCCTGCCAATATCATGCTGAAGGTCAACGGCGAAAACGTCGCCTCCGGCAAGATGCAAGCGACCGTCGCTGGACGATTTGGCATCGACACCTTCGGCATCGGCGAAGACACCGGACAGCCAGTAACGCCTGCCTACGACCCGCCCTTTTCGTTCACCGGGAAAATTGAAAAAGTGGTAGTGGAAATAAAGTAGGGAAAACAGGTGCCGACTTGCTCGCATGCTTCCCAAGCCAAGCCGCGCTCGATTACGTGGCGAGGCGTTGCGTGATTGGTATGCTCAAGAAGTGAAAAAAACCACGCTCAAATCTTTTTCGTTGAGCGTGGTTTTATCGAATCGCTCTTTTAGTTTTAGTGGACTGCCGAATGCTGATCGAAAGCTTCGGCGAGCTGCTTGATGGTTGTCTCGAGTTGAGTGACGCCACCGCCGACTAGGTACCAACCACGGCCGCTCAAGTAAACCACCTTCTTGTCATTCCAAGCAGAGGAAGCTGAGATGGCAGGATCGGCAGCGAGAATTTCGGCCGAGTTTTGCCGTTCGTTAAAGGCCGAGTTACGATCGATTACAAAAATCCAGCTCGGCTTGCGACTCATGATGTTGGCCAAACGTTTTGCTGAGGCTTTCGCTTCTGCTTTTTCGCGAGCATCTTTTTCCGCTTCGGTTTCGTTCGTGTCTCGGTCACGGCTTCGGGCTGGGCCGGCATCCTCTGGTTTAACGACCGGCTGAATACCAATCAGTTCGTAGACGATCCCAAATCGGGTCGCCGGTTGCTGCGGCATGACCCTTTCCCCTACGCTGAACAGCAGGAGCCCTTCGCCTTGCGACGCTGCATTGGCTTGCAGTTCGCGGATGCTCTGAAGCAATTGTCGTGCTTTGGCATTGGCTTGTGATTCCACTTCAAAGATAGCTCCAAGCGTGAGAAGGTTCTGTACAACGCTGGGAACAAATCCGGTCGTGCTGGTAGATAGATCAATCGTTGGAGCAATCGCACTGACCGCATCGAACGAACGACTCGATCGTCCACCAACAATAATCAGATCAGGCTTGAGGGTCTTGATGACATCGAGATCTGGTTCGAACAATGAACCTGCCTTCGTGTATTTCTCGCCAGCATATTTCTGCATGTAGCCTGGCCACATATCATCCTGGAGCGAAGGAACCCCCACGACGGGGATGTCCAGCGCCGTCAAAATATCGAGGGCAGCCAAGTCGAGAACAACAACACGCTGTGGCACACTAGCGATCTCGGTTTGCCCCTGGGCATGAGTGAAGTTACGCGTGGACTGGGCCGATACGTAATTGACCAACGCCAATCCCAAACAAAGTAAAGCAGCAGACATCACGGACGTTTTACGAAACGGCGACTGAGACATGGTGAATTCCTTAAGACCGTCGAACGAAGCGAAAATGAACTAGCCATGCGGTGGAATGACAAACGTAACCACTCGGCTACGAAAAGAAACGCCCTTTCCAAGGAACGTAGTTCAATAGAACTTGCTGCCAGCCACATGACGATTGATCAAGAAACCCCAAGGGAATTCAGGCTGGAACTGGCTATATCGCTGGAGAGAAAGCTCTAGCTTATTCGCTGGCGACAGAAGGAGGCGAAATGACATTTCGCCCCGATTTCTACCCAAGGGTCTCAACACAAAATCATGATAAATTGCCCAACGACTGTCAACCTTCCCCGGGGTCTGTGTGATCCGTAGCGCACTGTTAATAGCTCCGATATTTCATGAACTAAGCTTGAGTGTCGTTCTCTCTCATGCGAAAGGCCTCGAAGAAGGTGACACTTGGATGGAGAAGATCGAAAACGAAGTTTCAAGCAGGTCGACGGCAGTCCCTTTGAAAATCATTCGATTGAACTCATGAACATGATCTTGCGCGAAGCGACGAGCTCCGAACTTCGTGCTGTTCTTCTCGAGTTGAACGAAAAAGATGAAGTCAGCACTTCTGACTATCAAGTCCGAAAAGCACTACGACTTCTCATGAAGATCGCTGAGTTGTATCCGATGCCGGAAAGTATGCGATACGATTCAGTAACGCTCTGACTTCCCTGGTTTTCGGCATGCTGATGAAGACAACCGTTTCGTTTGGCCCCAAGAAACCAAAAACGCTCGGCTGATGGACCGAGCGCTATGGGTTGGTTCGTGTTGTCGCGGTGAAGCTTACTTCTTCACGCGTTCGACGTAGCTGCCATCGCGGGTGTCAACTTTGATCACGTCGCCCAAGTTCACAAAAGCTGGGACTTGGATCTCGGCACCGGTTTCGATGGTGGCTGGCTTGGTCACGTTCGTAGCCGTGTTGCCTTTGGCGCCTGGTTCGCAGTAGGTGACTTCCATTTCGACTTGCATCGGTGGAGTCATATCAAGCGGATTGCCATTGAAGAGCGTCATCATGCACTTCATGCCATCCTTCAGGAACTTCCAGCCATCGCCCACGGCGTCGGCGTCCAATTCGTACTGCTCGAAGGATTCGTTGTCCATGAAGACCCAGGTGTCGCCTTGCTTGTACAAGTACTGCACGTCGGTTTCTTCGACGTCGGCCGATTCCAACGTTTCACCACCACGGAAGGTGCGGTCCAAGTTCGATCCACGGATCAAATTCTTCAGCTTGCACTTGTACAACGCGTTCCCCTTGCCGGGCTTCACGAAGTTGCACTCGGTCATGATGTACGGTTCGCCGTCGATCTGAACCTTCAAACCCTTACGAAAATCGCTGGTACTGTATTGCACGTGGGGACTCGCTGAAAAAAGATATCCGTCGTCTATCCAAGGCGTTAGGGCATCTTCCGCCCCTGGCCATTTCGTTAAAATGGAAAGATGAACATTGTAACTACCGATTCGCAAACTGCGAGTAGCAATTGTATCGCGAGACCTGCCACATCGCCTAGCGAGGGTTGGAAGGCCTCCATGCGGCATGCTTTTCGCCGAATGGAAGACCTCGCCGAGCACCTTCGGCTACCTAAATCGGCCTGGGAAACAGGGCAAACGGCGACCGCCGACTTCCCGCTGTTCGTCCCGCGCGAATTCGCCGCGAAGATGCAGCCTGGCAATCTGAACGATCCCCTGCTCCGCCAGGTGCTTCCAATCGAGCAGGAAACCTTTACCACAGAAGGATTTACAACAAATCCTGTAGGCGACGACGAAGCGACCCTTAGTCCAGGGCTGCTGCAGAAATATCATGGCCGGGCTTTGCTGGTCACTACCGGAGCGTGTGCGGTCCATTGCCGCTACTGCTTCCGACGGCACTTTCCCTACGGCGAGGGCCCTAAGGGAATCGACGCTTGGGCCCTCGCATTGCAAGCCATTGCCGAGGACGAAAGCCTTCACGAAATCTTGTTATCAGGGGGCGATCCCCTCACGCTGACCGATCCCATTTTGCGGCAATTGGCTGAGAAAATTGCCGCCGCGAAGCATATTCGACGGTTGCGACTGCATTCGCGGCTTCCGGTGATGATCCCCAGCCGGGTCAACGACGAACTTCTTGCTTGGCTGACGGGGACGCGTCTGAAACCGTTTATGGTCGTCCATGTGAATCACCCACGCGAACTGGGCGACGATGTCGCCGCCGCGCTAGGCAGGCTATCGGAAGCAGGCATCCCGCTGCTTAATCAAAGCGTTTTGTTGCGGGGAGTGAACGACGATGCGGCAACTTTGGCTGAGCTGTCCGAGAAACTGCTCGATCTGTCGGTGATGCCGTATTACCTGCACCAACTGGACCGCGTCCAAGGAGCGGCACATTTTATGGTGCCTCGCGACGAAGGAGAGCGAATCGTCGCGGCCATGCGAGCCAAGCTGCCCGGCTACGCGGTCCCACGCTATGTGGAAGAGATCGCCGGCGATACCAGCAAACGAGTCATCGCATAACGCTCTGCTAGCACGAAAAACGGCACGCGATGGTTGGTTCGCGTGCCGCACCAGGGAACTCCTCAAAGCGTAGGCAGCATGCCCCCAACTTTGTTAGTTGGCTGCCGGCTTTTCAAGGAGCTGCTGGATCTGCTGTTCAAACTTTTGGAACACCTCGTCCCGGGCACCAATATCGATCGAGTGGATCTTTCCTTGCTGGTCGATCAAAACGAAGTGAGGGATCCCGCTCACGAGGTTGAACTCGTACAGCTCGTCAGCACCTTCTTTGATCATCGCAGTTGGGTAATTGGTTTTCTTCTCTTCGCACAGCTTGGCCATCATTTGCTGTTCGACTTCCGGAGAAATCTCTTCATCCGCCTTCTCGGCATGATCCGTCCCTTCGGGCCAGTGGTAGTTGTAGTAGCGAGTGATGCCAATGAC is a window of Bremerella sp. TYQ1 DNA encoding:
- a CDS encoding arylsulfatase, producing MCIRILWAVACVAMFLLPLHNLSAEEANADPDRKHLPLPLTPFEGKIGKTYQDSESAWQSPVAAPDGAPNIIVILLDDVGFGQTSTFGGLIPTPNLDKLASEGLKFNRFHTTAICGPSRAALLTGRNHHECGSGFLMEWATGFPNYSTMIPKSTATIGEVLRDNGYTTWWFGKNHNTPDWETTVAGPFDRWPTGMGFDYFYGFNAGETHQYYPVLFENTTPVEPDQTPEEGYHFMTDMTDRAIARMKLSKSVAPKKPFFMYFAPGAMHAPHHVTAQWRDQFQGKFDMGWDEYREIVLKNQLEKGIVPPGTKLTDRPDWVPAWDSLDDQQKEVYSALYENFAGYFAFTDHEVGRLLSAVKELPDAENTMVIYIVGDNGASAEGGPDGTLNEIMNLNGLPTKLEDVVENLDKLGGPETEPHYPMGWAWAGNTPFQWCKQVASHLGGTRNPMVISWPAKIEHDTQPRDAFLHLVDVVPTILEATNIPMPETVKGIEQKPLQGKSFLACFSDPEFEGRPQQYFEIFSNRSMYADGWKANAQHTFPWRQDFAPGNWDQDKWELYNLNEDFSESNNLASSMPEKLAELKKLFDAAAQQHEIYPLDDRGAARIAIPKPPVPGADPGSSTYTYFVGATRIAEPAAPPMKNHTWKLTADIKSDGEKTNGVVMAFGGVAAGMVLYVDQGIPIFDYNYFDEHHVLKGTKSIPSGDVTVEVDFDYQGKTAGGPANIMLKVNGENVASGKMQATVAGRFGIDTFGIGEDTGQPVTPAYDPPFSFTGKIEKVVVEIK
- the bioD gene encoding dethiobiotin synthase; amino-acid sequence: MNGKPPQGLFITGNNTGVGKTHVAGLIAQSLTNAGLRVGVYKPAASGLVEQAGKWISEDVQTLWEATGKIWDTKHICPQTFKAPLAPHLAARAEGKEIDTRRLRSEFSLWKHRQASGECDFLLVEGAGGLLSPMSDEDSVADLAQDFGLPLVIVAANRLGMINETLQTLLTASVYGGGIDIAGIVLNDVSPDVSDVSRESNRSELEQRTVVPILTHVPYGAKQFLDPIDWAELAGC
- a CDS encoding carboxypeptidase-like regulatory domain-containing protein produces the protein MNSRFGFGFVLILLAASVAIGCGTSNMPDIGQVHGKVTLNGEPVEGAMVSFEPVEGGRTGWAMTDANGEYALKYSGNAKGTRTGENLVRITSAKSATRDDRGRVVEAAVKEKFPPQYNSESTQTVTVEGGSNEFNFAVTTDG
- a CDS encoding VWA domain-containing protein, which gives rise to MKKMWILTPLLLGVSIVGCSNQPDNVASMDESVKSVGSVESTSNGSTVDESLVRQPLEEFEPASPAVTSPEGEEMGNVSGRRMRAETSGPVPGKSVRSDEYGLGMDGAATEGVDAVEFDVPAEASKPQSGEAGAMRGGEVAEKGKQLQQLQKGLKDAEVAEQNDFMDLKRQRFAGEAKKEAPPAPAAEPAARVASNPVPSSNRSLTRQSEMQVEPGFRPNAGSGVGGVGGLADTPQDQPGQGLGPGEGGDKFEPIEENDFIAVADQPLSTFSIDVDTASYSKIRSYLSQFNSLPPRDAVRVEELVNYFTYDYATPTDEHPFAANVEVASCPWNPTNRLVRVGIKGKEINTEERPASNLVFLLDVSGSMNQPNKLPLLKKGMKMLVDQLTENDKVSIVVYAGAAGMVLEPTYGYEKANILKALDRLQAGGSTNGGQGIKLAYKTATENFIQGGTNRVILCTDGDFNVGETSTGGLVGMAAEQAKKNIYLSVMGFGIGNHNDSMLEQLSNKANGNYSFIDNEKEAKKVLVEQMSGTLLTIAKDVKIQIEFNPKKVASYRLVGYENRLLAAQDFNDDKKDAGEIGAGHTVTAFYEVVPAAGNGESEVASVDPKVDELKYQTKPETTEAADSNELMTLKLRYKQPEEDVSTLMTYPVVDAGHQFNKASGDFQFATAVAMFGLKLRGSHFHNETNFAEIEELVASNVDGPGSSYREEFLEMVRKVEGLQK
- a CDS encoding siderophore ABC transporter substrate-binding protein, giving the protein MSQSPFRKTSVMSAALLCLGLALVNYVSAQSTRNFTHAQGQTEIASVPQRVVVLDLAALDILTALDIPVVGVPSLQDDMWPGYMQKYAGEKYTKAGSLFEPDLDVIKTLKPDLIIVGGRSSRSFDAVSAIAPTIDLSTSTTGFVPSVVQNLLTLGAIFEVESQANAKARQLLQSIRELQANAASQGEGLLLFSVGERVMPQQPATRFGIVYELIGIQPVVKPEDAGPARSRDRDTNETEAEKDAREKAEAKASAKRLANIMSRKPSWIFVIDRNSAFNERQNSAEILAADPAISASSAWNDKKVVYLSGRGWYLVGGGVTQLETTIKQLAEAFDQHSAVH
- a CDS encoding DUF1559 domain-containing protein — encoded protein: MKTVARSGFTLVELLVVIAIIGVLIALLLPAVQQAREAARRMQCTNNLKQLGLAMHNYHDTYGAFPAISYDHEVNGGNESSHSSWSWGTLILPQIEQTAAYDTLAPSSPDRLHTAVANATKLNVLKNPINGFRCPSDSGPDLNSHYLINQGSPDHELATANYIGVNSAGDIARSDGIPGGPSGIFVAGTDVNSNRTTRVGMRDLTDGSSNTAMIGERAWMLYGVELGAAVVYGHNGNSDVEFNGDYDNGFITVVGGGKPHINETATCGHGCNDKDGRQGFSSNHPGGAQFVFADGSVHFLTEHIDHTPDGFNASDSTYERILNRKDGNPISNWK
- the efp gene encoding elongation factor P, yielding MQYSTSDFRKGLKVQIDGEPYIMTECNFVKPGKGNALYKCKLKNLIRGSNLDRTFRGGETLESADVEETDVQYLYKQGDTWVFMDNESFEQYELDADAVGDGWKFLKDGMKCMMTLFNGNPLDMTPPMQVEMEVTYCEPGAKGNTATNVTKPATIETGAEIQVPAFVNLGDVIKVDTRDGSYVERVKK
- the epmB gene encoding EF-P beta-lysylation protein EpmB, coding for MNIVTTDSQTASSNCIARPATSPSEGWKASMRHAFRRMEDLAEHLRLPKSAWETGQTATADFPLFVPREFAAKMQPGNLNDPLLRQVLPIEQETFTTEGFTTNPVGDDEATLSPGLLQKYHGRALLVTTGACAVHCRYCFRRHFPYGEGPKGIDAWALALQAIAEDESLHEILLSGGDPLTLTDPILRQLAEKIAAAKHIRRLRLHSRLPVMIPSRVNDELLAWLTGTRLKPFMVVHVNHPRELGDDVAAALGRLSEAGIPLLNQSVLLRGVNDDAATLAELSEKLLDLSVMPYYLHQLDRVQGAAHFMVPRDEGERIVAAMRAKLPGYAVPRYVEEIAGDTSKRVIA